The Nerophis lumbriciformis linkage group LG04, RoL_Nlum_v2.1, whole genome shotgun sequence genome contains the following window.
acatgaggacggatggattttttttttaatgcattctaatttgtaaataaacgtaaataaaagtctgctcacagcggagtcaatgggaggtcctctatttcactCATAAAATTGAATGAATAACCACTCAAAAACCAccagcaatactccatttacatttcttgatttgaatattaaccaagtattagtgatattgttattataagtgctaacgcagacaaactatttatagcgacgctgtgatcacttccgtgtgtcactatgtttacatcatcgagtgatcagctaagtttattctagatcacaaATCATGCTAttaacctggacagaagaagtccgaGTAGGTATTCTGGTaagttggtacactttaacaGCTATTTAGGACCCAAAAATGGTGCGAACACAAAAAGACGTTTGCTCACCCCCTTGCCCCTCACCCCTTTTCTTTGTTAGGATTgtggtcattcttcatctaaatgggaatatatgaacatcgcaGCCGTCTGCATCCgattgacagcagacattgtacagtaagtgattattttgatctcataaagtctgcagtgagtaatataatcagggatgaagaagaaaaaaaaaaagcaaacgttatgATGCGTTTTAGAAATTAATGCACCGCGTATGCTtcaatgttaaaattgtgctacaGTACAACctcgatggaggtgtttggatgtttttaaatgGCTTTTTAGGCAGAACTGTGCAGctaccataggctccattgtaagcaaacttttgatcgcatttatttgatatttacaatgcaaaaaaaattatgaataacatccatcgtcatatCTCTcgtaaattcccccaaaaagtgctgttcccctttaggAGTCAACTCCATTGATCTGTGCTGGACAAGTTTGCCTTCCAGAggataggtatcgatccaacgTCGTTTTAAAagattatttaattttatcaatactacaaaaagaaaaacattggatttaagttggcagactttatatgaagtttagcacttttaatgacGAGGATGTTGAATGTTATTCAAGTCTGTCTCCTCGTCTGTGGCGTGATCGCCATCAGTCGTCAACACACGAATGGCGGATAGCTACAGTGGccgagaaaggtcacaacaaatgcaaacacaAGACTATtattaagccacaacacaactgtcagctacagcacgattgcaaaagtcatgacaaatacaaacaccacaacacaactttaGGACACAAAGTACACGACGGACAAATCGAAAGTAACAGCGGAGCAAGTTATGGCGACAGACCAACTTCCTAAGGTGGAAGGTTGACAACAGTGTAGTgaacatattattttattattattgaaaaaGTTACTTATTACAGGAAAAAGTGGTCACACTTTTCCTACTTCCTTCATTACACAATGTTCAACTTTCCTCCTCAAGAAGTTGGTGAGTCGTCGAAACTTGTCCGCTGTCATTTCCGTTGCGTCTTTATATTGATGTGTTttggcttatagttgttgtgtcGTGACTTTTCTCTGCTATCGTAGCTGTTTATTAAAAGAAGACTCGtagcaggtcaaaccactgctcatttaACCTGAAGAGATTTGgttgtactttattttttatattaatatagtatttttatttttcactttaaTTTATTGTGTAGTTGCATTCTTTATAtgtcaaaaacaaaagtaaaaatagCATGTAAATATTGTTATTTCAACCTGAAGAGATTTTGGCTGCACTTGCAGGTAAATctacttttaaaatgttggttacagtACATTTATTGAAAATTGTGAATATTGAAAATGACAGCAAAaaaaggtttcctcttgttaatttaACCTTAAGTGTCGGTtgcactttatttaaaaaaaaaaatgcaaaggccattaattgttgtttacttgcatgtttatatccataattcatttatatctaattcccttacaagaatgAACAGAAATATACAAAACAGTATTTTTCACTCTGGtcattttattgatttatttgtttttaagatACTGATACTATTAACTCGCTGAATCGTTTCGTATCGTTGTAAAAAATATAGTCCATTGAACCACGCATTCTGAATCGAAGTTAAAACGAATCTTTACACCCCTCATTACCAATACTGTAGAACAAAATAGATAATGTTAGCCACGGATTTTTTTGACTAGTTTGCCAAATATCCGGGTACTTTATGACGTGTCGACGTAAACACGAACCGGCGCCATATTGATTTTGGGTAAAATACTGCCGACAACAATATAAATTATTGGTGTCATGTTAAATAATAATTTGGCCAGAACCCTTATTTAGTAGACTGACATAGTAGTATGTGTAAGGTTTTAATTACAAGATAATTAGGATTCAAAACTGTACCTGGTAATTGCCTTGCCGCACAGCCAGGTCACCTCGAAATTTAAAAACTTTCTGCTTCTGCAGAGAATCATCTGTGTGGAGAGCAGCACTGTCACAGAACCACTAAAATAGGACAGAGAAGACTTTATCCGTTAGCATCTACAGCACATTTCAGCATTATTTAAATTCTAGTTCCAAACAGGGCTCCGCGGCGGAAGAATACACTCTCCGGCGCTTACCTCCGGCTCGCAGCGTTTGGCGTTATAAGACGACACGAACACGGAGCCTCGGTCTTTCGCTTCCGAAAACACGGAGTCGTCGAAGTTGCTTCCAAATATTTCCATGGTGGGTTATTATAATGTATTATACTGCTATAATTTGATTAGTAGTTTAAACATATTATGCTTTACACGCGCCATCCGCATGGATTCCGCCTTTCACGCAAGTCCGCCGAAACACACGATCCACACTGACTTCTGTTCCGGGCAGAATTGTTCCGACCAACTAAGAAAATACACATATTGTACTTTTGCGTTAACTTACGAAATAGATCTTAAATAAACTTAAATGTTTAAGTAGATAAATCTAGATATATTTAAATGATATAAACTATATAATTTACActtaattataattgtaataatagtATAAATAATTACGAGTTGTAATGGGCAACACAGTGTACTTTCTACCTATGAAAGCATATTTTTTCACATAAATGGATTTCTAAGAAAATGAGATTTCaacaaaatgtcaatattgtttCTCTCATCCAAAAGCATTGTTTGAATAGATACATACAAGTGCTACTTTTTAAACACAAATGCTTTTAAGTACACATTGCTTTGCACTGAGGCCTGTCCAAAGTTTCCTTTTACAAAGGTGTGAATAGTCAACCCAATTTTGTTGGAATGATTTAAAgctgtggtccccaaccaccggtccagggGCCGGTACCGGTCTGTGATGCATTTGCTACCTGGCCGCagagaaatattaaataatttataaacgaatgcattttctccgacttaactttcgcctgtctcactagacaccaataagcttgtttagagatgtacaataaaactcctcatatgacgttgccatttgttataactttgtgacatgatacaatgcacattaatgaacatataaaatataaatgtgacagattgtagcctaaggctaatttccatctgcagtccccagcaggttgatggtaacctgctggggatctcattgcaaagaaacacgcccacggctcccactaattcagcgttttagtgagttgtatttttcatggactTGTATTtacctggcacaagtggaaagccggtccctgaaaatgcctacattaaaccggtccgtggtgcaaataaggttggggacccctgattttaaAGCAAATTGAATATGAAGAATTACATGTTACACTAAATtggcctagtgtgtgaatgtgagtgttgtctgtctatctgtgttggccctgcaatgaggtggcgacttgtccagggtgtaccccgccttccgcccgattgtagctgagataggctccagcgccccccccgaccccaaagggaataagcggtagaaaatggatggatggatgtcactaCTGTATTTGATTTAAATATAATACAGGCAAGCCAATTAAAGTCAACATTTATTAGTGTTTTGAAGCAATTGCACCAGCCTTATGAACGCCACTGTAGCACCATTATGAAATGTAATTGAATTAATGTTGTAGAAATGTAGCTGTAGAGAGAAAACCCATCAGCTCTAATGATTGCAGTGAAGGAAAGTGTTGCATTGAGAATAAATAATCTcagaaaaagggggaaaaaagcagATGACAGTAGTGACgtgtattttgtcaaaataaacattcATAGATCACAGGTATAAAGAAAATGAGTGAAGCATTTAGATGACACAAGGTATGCATGTAAATAACACAGCAGGTATACTAGTCAGCATACTAACTACAGCAAGATTAAGTGGGATATATGATATGATACATGATGATAGATAACCGCACTCCATTGAGAAGACAAATCACTTCATAACGCCCATGGAAACAAGTCACCTGTTTCAAACACTCATGTACCTGTGTTATTGTAACAGTAGCATTTATATCCCCAatgacaccatctttgtttttagttttactaTTTCCTTCGACAAAGTTCATGTATTTTCAAAGTGAGGTGTGGTCCGTGGCAGCCCAAAGTACCCAAAAGCAACTCCAGCAATACAGGCTGAACCTAAAACAGATTGAGTTTCACTTTCACcttgtgtgcagtgtaaacaaagTATTCTTTGAGACTTTTTCATTGGTAAAAACATAGCAAACCTCTACAAGCAGGCGGACAATAGTAAAATACTTTCGGAGTAGGCTTTCAGCTAATCTCTGGACTAAAAGTAAGCAGAATGTGCAGCAGTACAAAACATAGATGGAACAGTTCGAAGGTAACTGACAGGGCTGAAACAATTCATGGTCGCAGTCAAAATGGTGACTGACTTTTCTAACTTTTACTTGCTTAGCCACCGTGTCAAGTAAACCAAGCCAGCCAAACGTATGTACAAAATGAGAAGTTGTTTGACGTACTTATTGCATGCAGTAttcgacaaaaaaaaagtataaacggTAGGTACACATGTATATAAGCTATAACATCTTGTTCTTTTTCATGCCCAGGCACTTACAGTTCACATTACAACAAATAATGTGTTTCCGCTTTCATTCGGTTGCAATCAGCAAGCCAGGCAGGCTGAAAATGCTTTGAGATTGCTAAAAAGGTGCTAACATAGCATGAACGACAAGTACAAGGTGGCAAAAATACAAGAACTAAAAATCCTAACACAGAGGTTTTAAAACCCGAAGTTTACAATGTTAACTTCATGACAGGCATTTGTAGTGTCGGCAGAAAGCAGAGCTTGGTCATGCATCACCACTTGGTTTGAACAAGGCTACTACACCGTCAGTGGTTTGTGTTGTTAAGATGGTGCAATTGTCTTGGAACAAGTCCACAAGCCATGGAGGCACATATAGGTACAGTATTTATCTGCAAAGGGTTTAAGGTCTATGGTCCTATCCATGGTTGAAAAGATGGTAGTCCTATGTTGTCCTTTGAGCATTTCTTTTTAGAAAGCAAGGGTCTGTGAATGCAAAGTCAATGTCCTTATGGTATCATCGGTCCACAACAAGCAGGACACTGCTCGTGTCCACATGATTTTCTTGGAGGGAAAAGAGTCAAAGGACAAATGAAAGTGGACACCATTTCTGTGATTTACAAAAACCTTTACCaaccacattttttttactaaaaggtaTTCCAAATGTGGCTCAAACTGTgcaataaagcaaaaaaaaaaaagtggcagtTGATTCCACCGAGCTATATAAACATTCGACTTTCAAACAACATAATTTACATATTATTAGAAAAGTGGATACACTGGTAAGAGTCCTCCCTTAGGGGAAACATTttcttgactttttttttaaaggcaaaatACTGGTTTAGCATGAAAGAAAACATTGACTCTCAGAGCCATTTCATGATACATCGAGAATAAGGTGCCAAATCAATAATTTAATCCACTGTGGTAGACAAAGTGCATTTTAAACAAGTTGAGTTCAGGTGCTTCATCATTTGAAATGTTTAAAATACTGTTGACAGtctttctagaccaggggtctccaACTTTCATCAGTATTAGAGCTACTTTACAAATAGAAAGGAAAAATTAGTTATCTGTGTTTTATTTAAATGACTGAcaacatttaaattgtatttttaaacagtGATTGTATTTCTCTATGCTATTTTCTCATTGAATATAATTGAACTGTTATAAAAAAGTACCATTATTTGACTCTTTGTGACCTATCTTTTGGAGACCCCAGATCCAGACCAATTTATCAGACCAGTAATTATGTttggttatgattttttttactgaTGGAGGTGCAGTTAGTGCATGCTTGCTGCAAaacactgttttgttttgttttagggcGGGCCAAAAGCACCGCCTTGCAAGTCTGGAAACACATTCAAGTTTGGCACAGCTCAAACTGTTAGAACCTCCATAGAAAATAGGTAACAACAGCCTTGAGCTTGTTGTATCAAAAGGTGCAAAACATGTCAATCGCAGTGCatattaaacatacatttttccacgatGTAGAATAGTAACCACCATCAAGGGAAGACTTCGAAAAGACATCCTTCCACCAAAACATTGGTGTTCACTCAGTATTAACGTACTTTGGCTCACGTTGCATTAAGCCTTTATCTCTGATGGATTACCATAACCTATGTAAACTCATCCATTCTCATTTACTGTAGGTGTGTGTCGCTTTAAAATGATGACGGAACCCTTCCACCAGGTGTGCTAAATGTGGTTTAACCTAAGGGCAACTTTAAGCGCACCTTGTAAACACATTAAAAAGGAGTCACATTTCATTTTGTAGTGAAAAGGGGCCAACATTCATTTGCAATTGAAGTTGAAATTTGCGCTTGTGCTCAAAACACTTCTAAAGAAATGCAGCATTAAATTCAGTGAGGGACTTTACATCATAAATTCTAGTTGatgattgtttttacattttaaatactaTTATTGTCTGCTTTTTTGGTGTACCAAAAAATACATTGCTTAAATATTGCCCGCTGGGTAAGAGCTGAGATTGGGACATAAAGCATCATTCCCAAATATTTGGAACATAATCAATGTCACCGTTGAGCATTTAGGTGAACACCATTATTGAGTTGTAACATTCTTTAACGATTTAGTCCTCAGACACAGACAAGGACTTCCTCACACTGCGTGACGGCTCCCAAACCTCACTGTCATCTGTGTCTTCTTCATCATGCTCCTCGTCGTCATCTTCGTCCTCCTCTCCCATTTCAGTGCCTGAGGGCTCCTTGTTGGCACTCGATGCCTCTATCCGGATCTCGTCTGCCCCTTCTCCTCCGTCTGCCCTCCCCAAAGTCGGCTCCTGGAAGGGGTCTGCTCCCATATCCAGTCGTCTCTGGACCTCAGCGAACCATTCCCTCACCTTATTGGAGAAAGGTAAAGACAATCTGTGTAACAATATACACTACAAATAATGATACTTGTACAAGAATGATAGTTCACTTATTAGAGTGAATAGTATTTACTAGGGACGAAACAATATGAAAATTCCATTTCAcgcttattgtgaccaaaattctcACGGTTATcacgcggtattgttgaatgtgctcagaaAGTAGGTTTTTTAATAAATCGTGGTGTCCTATTCTGTTCAGCAGCCATTAAACACATCATTGCCAAAGCACAAATGAATATCTTAGTTACTTAGACAGCAATGCGTTAATATAAGTTtaaattggggtatgttgtttcttaactgAGAAAGACGTTAATAttacttgtattcatgttagcattcaaaCTTGTGTGCTAGCACCAGTCCGTCTGTGAGTTTATCTTAATCAAATGCAGTTCACTATCACACAGTTTtccgatcattttaatttaaaacagtaatactaacaGTCGTTGGTTTgatcattaataccgtttatcgttacatccccagTATGTACTATCTATTCATTGTATGACtatagagcctatcccagctgactgggTAAGAGACAGGATGATGTAATAACTTCTTAGCTAACAATATGTTTTGTGTAATTTTGCTGTTTACAGTGTGGGCCACAATCTTCcttgtttcattttatttttcaaaacatGCAATGGGCCAATAGAAAACAAACGAGTAAATGGTCCATTAGTTGGACTTTGGACATCACTGTTTTACACCACCAGTCTGAAGTAAAAGAGTGTGAGGTTAGTACAGTTTGTGCACATAAATTATAAAAATCCTTTGTTACCCGTTCATAGCTCATATTGGTTTTGGTGACAAGCTCATCCAGGTCCTGCTCACTGAGGAAGCGGTGCTTCAGGTAATACTCCTTTAGGATGTCCCTGCCGCTCTTGAATTTCTTTGGCGGGGGACACATGTCCAGGTCTGAACTAAACGAGGCGGACCGCCTCGGCTGCTTGCGGGTTCGAGATCTCCCCCAACCACGATTTCTGGGACGTCTTTTTCGACTACCCAATTTGTTGCTCCCCCCACTGTTTGGGCCCTCCACGTTACCACTTTGGTACTGAAAGAACCATTTAAGGTTCCCGTTCTTCCAGGAGTACCGAGAATCCCCGAACCAGCTGACGACGTAAGGTCGGGGCAGACCGGTTTCCTCTGCTAGCTGTTCGTATTCCTCTGTGGTGGGCCACTGAGTTCGCACAAAGGCACTTTTAAGAAGATGGAGCTGTTCTGGAGTCTTTTTAGTCTTATCTTTGATGTCTCTGCTGCTGCTGGTTGCTATCTGCTTACTGCGGCCTCCGGGCGGAGTTTGACTAATCGTACGAGAGGAAGAGGGAGAGCAAGAAGCCCCGACATCAGTGCTCAATCCACCGGTGTCCGTTGGCCCTCCCTCAGAAGAATCTGGGGAGGGTGTGCTGATTGTCGGAATTTTTCGTCTCTCTGTGAACCAGGCATCAATCTCCCTGCGTGTCAGTTTTGTCTCCGTTCTCAGGCGGCTCAGCTCTTCATCTGACGGAGTGCTGCTCTTCTCAAAGCTCTCCTCCAGCACCACCAGTTGCTCCGGTGTCTTCTCTTTAAACTTCTGCAGAGTGAAGTCGGGGAAAGGATTCCACGTCTTGGGCCGCGTCTCCTTCTCCTTCACAGGAGGCGTGCGGGCACGGTGCGGGGATGACGGGGTTTCGTCGCTTGAGTCGATGACTATGGTGGCGTTGGCGCTGCTGCTACAGCTACCGCCTCCTCCTCTGCTACCTCCGTCGTGGAAAACAATCACATTGTTTTTGGAGTTTCGTTGGTTGTACCTGGTGTCACTGAACCATTTTTTGATCTCGCCCTTGGTCAGATTGGTGATGTTCATCAAGCGTGCGATCTCTGCATCACTGACAAAGTGGTTTTTAAGGTAGCTGGCTTTCAGCTCCGCCAGCTGCTCTTTGGACTTCTTGGGCCGCATACTGAATGTGTCTGCATTCAGGGCTGAGTTCTCCTTCCAGAAAGAAAAGGAGAGTTACGTGCTTAACATGAATGTATTGCTCTACATCATCAAAGGAGTTAGCTTGTAGATAGCTACAGTAACAATGGAGTAACTGAGTTGTGTGAAAAAAAGCTTTAACTATCATTTCAGCCAAAGTCCACCGGGTAAACTTATTCTCTATACGTGTGTGCATCTTTCTAAATACATCATCGAGGCAAAATGCACTTTTATCTTTGAGAGAtactgttttgttgtttgtttttattgctgctattctGACTGTTATTTGTTTAC
Protein-coding sequences here:
- the LOC133597232 gene encoding zinc fingers and homeoboxes protein 1-like, which gives rise to MMSSRRKSTTPCMVLPSDVVEQLPSDELEGITERTKEDHTDGVDGTVDKVTTAEELDHTVVVVPTLPDAGESNNLEEKDSLSPSLKCSTANAPECRGSDQYQQCDMPEEAEADATTVAAISLSKTPIMRMKTKSEPKKITSSLNASDEVVEYFERGVEGKLGGEQEPIEAPLGPMASMEMLLHDSMKLGGGNFLFSQPSEKPRKSSILNPTVIPPGLAQVLSAFQAQQTTAAQPQLLIPLSSIPSYSAAMDTNPLLGGTYKKFPYPSVAEINSLAGQTQFTEEQIKVWFSAQRLKHGVSWTPEEVEEARRKQFNGTVHTVPQTITVIPAHQLSAAANGLQSILQTCQIVGQPGLVFTQLGPGGNLPVTNPITLTVAGLPSQSQSSSRVSCQSTPTNSDLKRATTIQPPSLSPQENSALNADTFSMRPKKSKEQLAELKASYLKNHFVSDAEIARLMNITNLTKGEIKKWFSDTRYNQRNSKNNVIVFHDGGSRGGGGSCSSSANATIVIDSSDETPSSPHRARTPPVKEKETRPKTWNPFPDFTLQKFKEKTPEQLVVLEESFEKSSTPSDEELSRLRTETKLTRREIDAWFTERRKIPTISTPSPDSSEGGPTDTGGLSTDVGASCSPSSSRTISQTPPGGRSKQIATSSSRDIKDKTKKTPEQLHLLKSAFVRTQWPTTEEYEQLAEETGLPRPYVVSWFGDSRYSWKNGNLKWFFQYQSGNVEGPNSGGSNKLGSRKRRPRNRGWGRSRTRKQPRRSASFSSDLDMCPPPKKFKSGRDILKEYYLKHRFLSEQDLDELVTKTNMSYERVREWFAEVQRRLDMGADPFQEPTLGRADGGEGADEIRIEASSANKEPSGTEMGEEDEDDDEEHDEEDTDDSEVWEPSRSVRKSLSVSED